The Plasmodium yoelii strain 17X genome assembly, chromosome: 4 genome has a window encoding:
- a CDS encoding tetratricopeptide repeat protein, putative, producing the protein MKSDYLNYHIPKEDEINSFLDNVDTVTTKIKNLLDGKISIEEIEKEENIIKLEKRAKEIKIEEKKEKEKENFIMGKKGGGDKDDYLYFCKSCLVEYNYKLDFCKRCNKSVISKEERKKELFDKVENYKHLKNKRNERREIWNKYLNSCKNQNNKKTTNYEKWNYYEPSSDTFDEDEKILCLPKHDSNFQILEKKIDEDIKKRKKNKQIANRIKLNGNKYFKEKKYSQAIDCYNHVINISKDYLEVYNNLSLCYIKTYQYEKAIENCNHVIDYYNVFNSSFSINKDILFKAYFRKGFSFYKLLIFDKALKNFDLAITFHNSDIEIMELINKCKLIILDQAKYNNINIDHVENIFLRIENLDIITNDELFLKELKNLKQIVKKNELERLKFCSHVCKNDGNGNDENQNKNDGNDQNINASRGTTFLLYLSKIFNKIMIYINNKFGINILSQHMTILYKKKESKTTNVDKNDNKTIKDMSKNLIKCCIKLIDIVMIVLNNNYYYSDFCIECIKPILTFYFIRNKFNKLKCTYFLHSISRNDNARKYIDQHILQINNIVLKNFLILINNYIQKELEMYDEKRIKKYECVRNKMIESGKIFKFDINEEYIINPPNCNVFKNSEKNSEKNSEKNHEKNHEKHIINMYKEKYEIINLFGILSNLTLIPNVLNIIENNFFNYILNIAIYIIELFYFSEQTVNIYYLSFFISILKNKKIRSFFINTILDDILYFISIVENIDILKSLLTILLNLTVGWNDEFAISTTSQNTHIPKNKTSQNTHILKKKISQNCFKKIIILVNSNDKDIRDTAFLLLSRFYLYSYFGHIIIEGVSTNDQINILENENYQLKGKLLKNKILKEHEIAIKLDDNTLSTFINRIYSLFKNKTYIEKTCINFVSNLSKYTNFINICLLTKNKSNNIIYTYFYTILKYINYIYSENCGNDVENDIPIVFNSTIIFFIQLLKYFFITNMSNKYEDIIQIIKKNIPYIVTKMDNVEKKINKNISIFLSYCFLTPELKPEIMKIYSNDANQIYRTLIG; encoded by the coding sequence atgaaaagcGATTACTTAAATTATCACATTCCCAAGGAAGATGAAATAAACAGCTTTTTAGACAATGTTGATACAGTTAccacaaaaataaaaaatttattagatGGGAAAATAAGCATAGAAGAAATTGAAAaggaagaaaatataataaaacttGAAAAAAGAgctaaagaaataaaaatagaagaaaaaaaagaaaaagaaaaagaaaattttatCATGGGAAAAAAAGGAGGAGGTGATAAAGATgattatctatatttttgtaaatcATGTTTAGTcgaatataattataaattagaTTTTTGTAAAAGATGTAACAAAAGTGTTATAAGTAAAGAGGAAAGGAAAAAAGAATTATTTGATAAAgttgaaaattataaacatttaaaaaataaaagaaatgaaaGAAGGGAAATAtggaataaatatttaaattcatgtaaaaatcaaaataataaaaaaactacaaattatgaaaaatggAATTATTATGAACCAAGTAGTGACACATTTGAtgaagatgaaaaaatattatgtttaCCAAAACATGATTCtaattttcaaattttagaaaaaaaaatagatgaagatattaaaaaaagaaaaaaaaataaacaaatagcTAATcgtataaaattaaatggaaataaatattttaaagaaaaaaaatattcacaaGCTATTGATTGTTATAATcatgtaataaatatatctaaaGATTATTTAGAggtttataataatttatctttatgttatattaaaACATATCAATATGAAAAAGCAATAGAAAATTGTAATCATGTTATtgattattataatgtttttaattcaagcttttctataaataaagatattttatttaaagcATATTTTAGAAAAGGGTTctcattttataaattattaatattcgaCAAAGcgttaaaaaattttgatttaGCAATCACATTTCATAATTCTGACATCGAAATAAtggaattaataaataaatgtaaacTTATAATTCTTGATCAagcaaaatataataacataaaCATAGATCATGTtgagaatatatttttaagaatCGAAAATCTAGACATAATAACAAACGatgaattatttttgaaGGAATTAAAGAATCTTAAACAAatcgtaaaaaaaaatgagctTGAGAGGTTGAAATTTTGTTCACATGTGTGCAAAAATGATGGAAATGGAAATGatgaaaatcaaaataaaaatgatggaaatgaccaaaatataaatgccTCTAGAGGAACTACCTTTTTGCTATACCTctctaaaatatttaataaaataatgatttatataaataataaatttggaataaatattttatcccAACATAtgacaatattatataaaaaaaaagaatctAAAACTACTAAtgtagataaaaatgataataaaacaataaaagATATGtctaaaaatttaataaaatgttgtataaaattaattgatATAGTAATGAttgtattaaataataattattattattctgaTTTTTGTATTGAATGTATAAAAcctattttaacattttattttataagaaataaatttaataaactaaaatgtacatattttttacactCGATTTCAAGAAATGATAATGCAAGGAAATATATTGATCAACATAttttacaaattaataatattgtattaaaaaattttttaattcttataaataactatataCAAAAAGAATTAGAAATGTATGATGAAAaacgaattaaaaaatatgaatgtgtaagaaataaaatgattGAGTCAGGgaaaatattcaaatttgACATTAACGaggaatatattattaaccCTCCAAATTGTAACGTCTTTAAAAATAGCGAAAAAAATAGCGAAAAAAATAGCGAAAAAAATCACGAAAAAAATCAcgaaaaacatataataaatatgtataaagaGAAATATGAAATTATAAACTTATTTGGTATCTTATCAAATTTAACACTCATTCCTaatgtattaaatattatagaaaataacttttttaattatatattaaatatagctatttatattatcgaattattttatttttctgaACAAactgttaatatatattatttatcttTCTTTATtagtatattaaaaaataaaaaaattcgatcattttttattaatacaattttagatgatatattatattttatttcaattgtagaaaatatagatattctTAAAAGTCTATTAACTATTCTACTAAATTTAACAGTCGGATGGAATGACGAATTTGCTATTTCGACAACTAGCCAAAATACACATATtcctaaaaataaaactagccaaaatacacacattttaaaaaaaaaaattagccAAAATtgtttcaaaaaaattattattttagttAACTCAAATGATAAAGATATTAGAGATACAGCTTTTTTACTTTTGTCTagattttatttatattcctATTTTGGTCATATTATAATAGAAGGGGTTTCTACTAAcgatcaaataaatatattagaaaatgAAAACTATCAACtaaaaggaaaattattaaaaaataaaatattgaaaGAACATGAAATAGCAATAAAACTTGATGATAATACATTGTctacttttataaatagaatatattctttatttaaaaataaaacatatatagaaaaaacttgtataaattttgtaagcaatttatcaaaatatactaattttataaatatttgtttattaacaaaaaataaaagtaataatataatatatacttatttttataccattttaaaatatattaattatatatattccgAAAATTGTGGAAATGATGTGGAAAATGACATTCCCATTGTTTTTAATagtactattattttttttatacaattactaaaatatttttttattacaaatatgtctaataaatatgaagatATCatccaaattataaaaaaaaatattccttATATAGTTACCAAAATGGATAAtgtcgaaaaaaaaataaataaaaatatctcTATTTTTCTTTCTTATTGTTTCCTAACCCCCGAATTAAAACCAGagattatgaaaatatactCTAACGATGCAAATCAAATATATCGCACCCTAATTGGTTAG
- a CDS encoding 26S proteasome regulatory subunit RPN12, putative — protein sequence MANELAESIKLLKELICNYHNISEEELNKKANDDIITLLKYTEDIEPRGGNILKYKELLKKLKHVLIHLPSTDPLVPICKKNINELYLAREILEKGVIISIMDNDIKSFTIYMAQLFIYYFDFKNILQKSAKQNAILGVYLLHLLSSNSIGDFHMLLEIISIEDQNDPYIKYVLELEQHIMDGYFHYILKKKDDIPLYLYSIFMDRLYNTIKYKLADCIFSSSNSISLLYTCELLKLKDENELYQFITEYNEIKTAHGEDNLIWEIKDNKIYFKNQIESTQELPSIEILNNIIGYATELEKIV from the coding sequence ATGGCAAACGAGCTAGCCGAAAGTATAAAACTTTTGAAAGAGCTAATATGTAACTATCACAATATAAGCGAAGAAGAATTGAATAAAAAGGCAAATGATGATATAATCACATTACTCAAATATACAGAAGATATAGAACCAAGAGGAGGaaacatattaaaatataaagaactattaaaaaaattaaaacatgTGTTAATACATTTGCCATCCACAGACCCATTAGTTCctatatgcaaaaaaaatataaatgaattgTATTTAGCACGAGAAATATTAGAAAAAGGAGTAATAATATCAATAATggataatgatataaaatcttttactatatatatggctcaattatttatttattattttgattttaagaatatattacaaaaaagTGCTAAACAAAATGCTATTTTAGGagtatatttattacatCTATTATCTTCAAATTCGATTGGAGATTTTCATATGTTATTAGAAATTATATCAATAGAAGATCAAAATGAtccatatataaaatatgtattggAATTAGAACAACATATTATGGATggttattttcattatattttaaaaaaaaaagatgatataccattatatttatattcaataTTTATGGATAGATTATATAAcactataaaatataaattagcTGATTGTATTTTCTCTTCTTCAAATTCGAttagtttattatatacatgtgAATTACTGAAattaaaagatgaaaatgaaCTTTACCAATTTATTACagaatataatgaaataaaaactGCACATGGAGAAGATAATCTTATATGGgaaataaaagataataaaatatattttaaaaatcaaATTGAATCTACTCAGGAACTTCCTTCTAtagaaatattaaataatattattggaTATGCCACAGAATTGGAAAAAATcgtttaa
- a CDS encoding apicomplexan amino acid transporter ApiAT10, putative, with amino-acid sequence MCKLKSKLIVILFMYSIATTAIVYQNYIFIANLFKKYRAFEWLCTNKSSGGDFFLCIDQENYIHFLLVTGLIIQFMSGFIGGILINILSKKRYISKIAFIFLIIGWMLLSISLSYSKYYMDNYTRLTILSWGGSHTQKAFKRISILFNLAFICFGIGSDNSYLPIIYYINERYPIDDNMIKSKLEASKSKLSALKNILRNKNYILISAMSSLAVLSLFVGNVLIIALNKFDSENNVILIISMYVLICIAPSFFISNLLDYKNNYNQNMNNTNTIKNNESNINENDNEDDVTSIVISNDDDMNNNVVISSEPFISHNAVITPNTVISPNVITATNIVISTATDAMIGTSNSSVLNTDMISICASRNGKKKRKNHMHNSNGNSTIINDANENDANGNGANGNGANGNGANGNGANENDANESHNSNLNEHYKKKNYTSRFTDSRYESLTSPSDDIENTQVLNVINMNIENYISPRNKHLKGVSYAKSLTQKESEKNEEKITKIAIHPSESINKEINKKNKLKNINFEIFKKQVISSCYIFIVIEFFILTFSNCFFMFSLFDIYENNVFGNTLDIYSYILPSSFIITLIFGIVADIISIHNFISFNLILGIIVFILTLIYYQTTSVIVGYMSLVIYFFHQSFFANHMYMYMSTIFKEDNFPILIGIINMWASIAFFMSYKSHELIKYSKIKIYGKITVGIIIVSYIIIFLFHLLHIKKKTHWNDKEIEYRESQCYC; translated from the coding sequence ATGTGCAAATTAAAGAGTAAGCTCATAGTGATCCTTTTTATGTATAGTATTGCAACAACAGCCATTGTATATCAAAACTACATATTTATtgcaaatttatttaaaaaatatcgaGCATTCGAATGGCTTTGTACAAATAAGAGTTCGGGAGGTgacttttttttatgtatagatcaggaaaattatattcattttttgttaGTCACAGGATTAATTATTCAATTTATGTCAGGTTTTATAGGaggtatattaataaatatattatcaaaaaaacgGTATATATCAAAGattgcttttatatttttaataataggATGGATGCTATTAAGTATATCTTTATCTTATTCCAAATATTATATGGACAATTATACGAGGCTGACTATATTAAGTTGGGGAGGGTCACATACCCAAAAAGCTTTTAAAAgaatatctatattatttaatttagcTTTTATATGTTTTGGTATTGGTTCAGACAATTCCTATTTGccaattatttattatataaatgaaagaTATCCTATCGATgataatatgataaaatcCAAATTAGAAGCATCAAAAAGTAAATTAAGTGcactaaaaaatattttaagaaataaaaattatatattaattagtGCAATGTCATCTTTAGCTGTTTTAAGTTTATTTGTTGGAAATGTTTTAATTATAGCACTAAATAAATTTGATTCagaaaataatgttatactGATCATATCTATGtatgtattaatatgtatagccccatcattttttatatcaaatttattggattataaaaataattataatcaaaatatgaacaatacAAATACTATTAAAAACAATGAAagtaatattaatgaaaatgataatgaagATGATGTTACTTCAATAGTTATATcaaatgatgatgatatgaataataatgtAGTTATTTCATCAGAACCTTTTATTTCACATAATGCTGTTATTACACCAAATACGGTTATTTCACCTAATGTAATTACTGCAAcaaatattgttatttcaACAGCAACAGATGCTATGATTGGGACATCTAATTCGAGTGTCTTAAATACAGATATGATTAGTATATGTGCTAGTAGGaatggtaaaaaaaaaagaaagaatcACATGCATAATAGTAATGGGAATAGCACTATAATTAATGATGCTAATGAGAATGATGCTAATGGGAATGGTGCTAATGGGAATGGTGCTAATGGGAATGGTGCTAATGGGAATGGTGCCAATGAGAATGATGCTAATGAATCACATAATAGTAACTTAAATGagcattataaaaaaaaaaattacacaTCTAGATTCACAGATTCAAGATATGAAAGTTTGACATCACCAAGTGATGATATTGAAAATACACAAGTTCTTaatgtaataaatatgaatattgaaaattatataagcCCCAGAAATAAACATTTAAAGGGAGTTTCATATGCAAAATCTTTAACTCAAAAAGAgagtgaaaaaaatgaagaaaaaataactaAAATTGCTATTCATCCTTCTGAATCtattaataaagaaataaataaaaaaaataaattaaaaaatataaattttgagatatttaaaaaacaagTTATATCAtcatgttatatatttattgtaaTAGAGTTCtttattttaacatttagtaattgtttttttatgttttcattatttgatatatatgaaaataatgtatTTGGAAATACCTTAGATAtctattcatatatattaccatccagttttattattacattgATATTTGGTATAGTAGCAGATATAATTAGTATTCACAATTTTAtaagttttaatttaatattaggaataatagtttttatattgaCCCTTATTTATTATCAAACAACTAGTGTAATTGTTGGCTATATGTCTctagttatatatttttttcatcagaGTTTTTTTGCTAATCATATGTACATGTACATGTCGACAATTTTCAAAGAAGATAATTTTCCCATATTAATTggtattattaatatgtgGGCATCTATTGCATTTTTCATGTCATATAAATCACATGAGCTTATCAAATAtagcaaaataaaaatatatggaaaaataaCTGTGGGGATAATAATAGTTTcatatattatcatatttttatttcatttattacatattaagaaaaaaacacACTGGAATGACAAAGAGATAGAATACAGAGAATCACAATGTTAttgttaa
- a CDS encoding 60S ribosomal protein L26, putative: MKLNTKISSSRRKMRKAHFSAPAGLRRKIMSSKLSKELRLKYNIRTLPIRKDDEVLICRGHNHGREGKVVKINRKRFKIYVERVTREKVNGESTFIGIHPSNVILTKLKIDKNRKKILDRKGAKDTA; encoded by the exons atgaagctTAACACAA AAATATCATCATCCCGACGAAAAATGAGAAAAGCTCATTTTTCTGCACCAGCAGGTCTTAGAAGAAAAATTATGTCATCTAAATTGTCAAAAGAATTGAGActaaaatataat ATTCGTACCTTGCCAATCAGAAAAGATGACGAAGTTCTCATATGTAGAGGACATAACCACGGAAGAGAAGGAAAAGTTGttaaaattaatagaaaaagatttaaaatatatgttgaAAGAGTTACAAGAGAAAAAGTTAATGGCGAATCTACTTTCATAGGTATTCACCCAAGTAACGTTATATTAACAAAACTAAAAATCGACAAAAAtcgtaaaaaaatattagacAGAAAAGGAGCAAAAGATACTGCATAA